Below is a genomic region from Primulina eburnea isolate SZY01 chromosome 9, ASM2296580v1, whole genome shotgun sequence.
catatacgacaaaaatagtgcaatcaccacactatctacgtcaatgcagcagaaacagtataataaatacacacatacaactcaaataagacaataagctatactgtctctatctactatcaactacaggactgttcgactagacacacctagtccttcaccacTATCATGTCTCACGCATAGTCCTATAACATGTCCAACAGAAACAGCCCCCAAAGGGTGAgcatatacaacaatcatcatcgtaatacataacagttatattaacaacaacataagatataactgaaatgataacagaaataccccctttgccgttttctggacaatcagccatcaacaacctcaacaacatcacactgcaacaataacatcgacgatacgtcgcaccccaacaccggcgacagcaatatcgtcgaacgaacaacatcgacgtgacaacatcaacgagaattctcccaacaacgatagtcaacaatatcaacaataataaacaacaacaaatataatatcaaatcacccaattccggtgatttatcatcgttcaacgcaatagtattcatcaatactaaacaataacaacatatgctcgtacgtcaacacgtacctgataatcgagtaaatataaaatctggctatttctttgatcccgaggcttgtgacgcatctaaataattcaacaacaattatcaGATCATTGTCAACGTATCAACACAGTCATAACAGCCTCAATATATCACATCAAATAGCTCAACAAccattaattcaacaaaatataaaactcgattataaattcttatcgttcaacaatttaatattcttgtttatttaattcacaatactaccATTAAATACACCataattaattaacttcaaataataggctattttacaacatccgtcaaattacgaaaactttatatcaatGTGTAGCATATACTTCGTAGactccgaatatataatcagaattaataacaactgacaaacaactctccaatctcaatccaaacattaaaaatccctaattaaaacaaattaggaataattcaaaataacaccactataatcttctctacttcgttaaaatcatacactactcAACAATCtttaatttcagtatgatttaacaatttatcggatttattccagaaaccgacgaatttcaaacatcaccaaaactacaaaatttatacctcaaatcgaagacctcgtgtcaacgataccagaactgaagtcgattcgtcgattggataaaccgataagtcgcacgataaaaaaaagaaaataaaaactctCGTCTCTCTCACCTCTCGTGCCACACTGGAAAATGAAAGAACATTCTTTCATTCTTTCATTTTCAACGtgatttttatctttttttttttaatattatattatattatattaataaaataatataatataatatataatatttaacattttaacatcgaTATGTCCTTTTGGACCattcaaacgatcaaatttgtcaaaactcaaaacatgaaatatctatatctttgagtgttctacgttatatccaaatatcaaatcatttggacttcatatgaccaacatatgtcatatttccctctttaaaattaattaattatttagaaATCTCACATTACTAACTCAACAAATGTGATATTCACTTCAAGCATTACATTTCTACCCCCCTTAAATGAATTTCGACCCCGAAATTAATCAACAAAAGTAataacatgcataaataaagATACGTCATACCATCAGAATAAGTAGGGGTAGAGCTCCCTCATATGccgctctgtctcccaagtggcctcttcgacACCTTTATGctcccactgaaccttcaccatCGGTATAAGCTTACTACGAAGCTTCCGTTCAGATCGATCCAAAATACAAACTGGTCTCTCAACATAAGACACATCAGGATCTAACTGAACCTCTGAAATATCCAACACATGTGAAGGGTCTGGCTCATACTTCCGCAACATcgacacatgaaagacatcatgaaTACCAGATAAAGATGGAGGTAGAGCCAATCGATAAGCCAAAGTGCCTATCCGCTGTAATATCTCATACGGGCCAACATATCTCGGTGCCAACTTTCCTTTCATACCAAATCGCACTGTGCCACGAAAAAGAGAAACTTTCAAAAATATTCGATCGCCTTGCTGAAACTCTAAGGGTCTTCGTATTTTATTTGCATATGCggcctgtctatcttgagctGCTTTTAATCGTTGCTGTATCAACTTTACTTTCTGTTCCATCTCATGAATCATATCAGGACCGGTAACTGCAGCTCGATCAACATCATCCCAGTATAACGGAGATCTACAACGtctcccatacaatgcctcaaaTGGAGCCATCTGAATACTACTCTGGTAACTATTGTTATACACAAACTCCACCAATGGAATAGATGACTGCCAACCAGATTTAAAATCCATGACAtaagcacgcaacatatcctccagCGTCTGTATAGTACGCTCAGTCTGAcaatctgtctgaggatgataagctgtactcaaTCTCAACTCTGTCCCCATCGCAATCTGCAATCCTTCccaaaaatgagaagtaaatcgaggatctctatcagaaataatagacactggaatcccatgcaaccGTACAATCTCTCGTATATACAACTGTTCAATCGTCAAATACGTACTACTCATGCTATAGGGTATAAAATGTGCAACTTtcgtcaatcgatcaacaatcacccaaatagcatcaataGTTCCAGTGCTTCTTGGCAAATGAGTTACAAAATCCATCGAtatgtgctcccatttccaaGTCGGTACTTCTAAACTCCTCAATTCACCTCCCGGCCTTCTCCTCTCAGCTTTGATTTGTTGACAATTGAGACATCGAcgtacaaaatcaatcacatcacgtttcattcctttccaccaaaactgagagcgtagatccttatacatcttcttgCCACCAAGGTGGATAGAATATCGACTACAATGTGCACGCCGCAACAGGCCCTGGCGCAACTCAGATATATCAGGAACTACCCATCTATCATTCATCCTCAAACTGCCATCATCAGCCACTCTAAAACGAGTATCTTGTTTCTGAGACACTAACTCCCTCCATCGCTGAAATCTCTCATCTGTCATCTCTGCATCACGAATACAACCATATATATCAGGTTCAGCTAATAAGGTAGATACCTGGATAGGAGTCGTCGagatatcaaaatcatatcccaaGGAACAACAAGACATCATCATAGCTGATAAGCGACTGACATCCTCTGCAGTACAACTCATTTTACAGCTCAAtgcatcagctgtaagattgGCTCGACCAGGATGATAttcaatctcacaatcataatccttcagcaaatctaGCCAAcgcctctgtctcatattcaactctatCTGTGTAAACAGAAatctcaagctcttatgatcagtataaATCGTAAACGAGGTACCATAtaaatagtgtcgccatatcttcaaggcaaagataATGGCTGCTAACTCCAAGTCATGCACGGGGTACCTTGTTTCGtgtggtttcagctgtctcgaggcatatgccacAACATGCCGatcctgcatcaaaacacatcccaaaccatgTAATGATGCATCTGTATAAACAACAAACCTCTCGTTTTCTGTAGGGATTGACAACACCGGTGCAGTCATCAGTCGgtgcttcaactcctgaaaactCCACTCACATGCTTCAGACCACTGAAATCGCACacctttctgagtcaactgtgtcaaAGGCCTAGCAATCTTTGAAAATCCCTCGATAAATCGACAATAATAACCTGCTAAACCCAATAAACTAcgaatctctggtacagatgtaggTGCAGACCACTGTAACACGGCTTCGACCTTCGTTGGGTCAACAGAAATCCCATCTCTCGATATaacatgacccaagaagaccactcgatccaaccaaaactcacacttactgaGTTTGGCATGTCTATCTCGCAACACCTGTAACACTGAACGCAAGTGTCTTGCATGCTCAGCCTCACTCCTGgaatatatcatcaataaacacaataacaaatcGATCGAGATAAGGCTGAAATACCctattcatcaaactcatgaacacagctggagcattcgtcaacccAAACGGCATAAATCTGGTCCTAAATGCTGTCTTTTGAATATCCTCCTCTCTAACCCGTATCTGATGATATCCtgacctcaaatcaatcttcgaatataccgaggttccctgtaactgatcaaacaaatcatcaatacgagggaagggatatttattcttaatcgtTACCTTATTCAGCTGtcgatagtcaatacaaagccgcatcgttccatctttctttcttacaaataggactggtgcaccccaaggcGATACACTAGGGCGAATGTATCCCTTGTCTAGCAAGTCCTGCAACTGGGCTTTCAACTCTCTCAACTCTGCTGATGCCATTCTATAAGGAGTACGAGAAATAGGGgaagtacctggcatcaactcaatcccAAACTCCACCTCACGGACTGGTGGGaagcctggaatctcatcaggaaatacatcgGCAAACTCAGCAACTATAGGTATCTCCTATATTCCCACCTCCTTCTTCTTCTCTGtcacatctacagcataaataagatAAGCCTCATACCCATGCTCCAATAACCGAGACATCTGGATGGCAGATACCAACGAAACACGGGGACGAGAACCCTTCCCATAAAATGTCCAACGCTCTTTCTCATCTGTATAAAAATATACCACCCGCTGATAACAATCAACTGTCGCACAATATCTCCTCAGCACATTAATTcgcacaatacaatcaaaatcagtcatctctagaataatcatatcaaatctcaGCCCATAGCCCTTATAAGAAATAATACCATCTGATATCATCGatacaactgatatatcaactcCAGAAGGTGTCGAAACAGAAGGAGGCATAGACAATGGAGACGAGCGCATATGATGCTCAACCACAAACCTCTTCGATATAAATGTATGCGAGACACCAGTATCAACAagaatataagcaggataagaaCATAAATAACACTTACCCGCTATCATCTCCTCTCGTGCCTCCTCTGCCTGCTCTCGTGTCAAAGCATACACTTGTGCCTGAGGCGGACCAGCTCCCTGCATACGTGGCTGTCCTCCAGAAGGTCGTGGTGTAAACTGTTGAGGCTGTCGTCCTCCTCTCTCTGAGGATCTACCTCTAGCACTTCTAGGCTCTCGCTGTCCCTCACGACTAGGACAATGTCTCGCCAGATGACCAACACCGCCACACTCAAAACAGGTGATCTCGGTCTGTGTACACTCTCTGATTAGATGAGCTCCCCCACAACGATAACATCTCACTGCTCTGGACTCTCCCCTTTGCCCCTGAACAGACTGAGAACTGCCCCCACGACTCTCAACACGTCGTGAATCAAATCGGCGCTTCCCAGATGAGGATGAAGAAGATGAacccttctgatatttaaaagaCTGTCCCTGAGGTCGCAATGACTCCCTAGTCGGCTCTGATAATCGTCCCTGAGCCCCATACTCCTGCATCACCAACTCAGCCATCTCTGCCCTCGTCACTGTAACCTCAAATGATATCGGGTTATTTGATTGCACACGATCAAATAACTCTAACTTCAACCCTTTCAAGAAGTGCCTCATCTTAGCATGAACATTTATAGCAATATGTGGCACATATTTCAGCAATGCAGAATACCGAGACTCATATTcagcaacagacatactaccctgtcTCAAATCCTCGAATTCTTTCTCTTTCTTCTGTCTGGCTGCTATAGAAAAATAATTATCAAGAAAACAAGATCGAAACACATCCCAATCAACAGTACGGCCCTGATCTCTCAATCCGGCCTCAGTCGTCTGCCACCACAACAGTACATTCTTCGAAAGCTGAAATGTAGCTAATCGCAACCAAGCAGACCTAGGACACGGAGCGGTCACAAATATCTGCTCTATCCTCTCAATCCACTCCTCGGCTTGCTCACCAGTCTCAGAACTATCAAATATCGGTGGAAGATAACTGCTAAACTGTGCCAAAGTCAACTCACCAGACAATAAAGGCTGGTCTGCAGGTGCCTGTCCCATAGGAGGAGGTGGCAATGGATTCATCTGCCCAAACCCACTGTCAACCTCTTCCGTTTCCTCGTGTGGATGTACCTGTTCTCTAGCTGTCATCACTGGAAATCAAATTGTTAATCAAAACATTTAACAATTACAATCCAGTCATAATCATCACACCTTTCGCATTAAAGCACACGCAACTAAAGAACAATCAATCATACcaagaaatcatcaataacaagtcAAATGCACAGACACACGCAGATAATATCGTCATCCAACTCCCTCATCACAAACCCAACTCCTAACCATCCCAGACATCTAacatatgctctgataccaccaaatgtggcgccccaaacctcgccacgtaatcatgcaacatgtgacgtcatatgcataaaaaaatttcttttcgacgacgtaataatataatgcatatacgacaaaatagtgcaatcaccacACTATCTACGTTAATGCagcagaaacagtataataaatacacacatacaactcaaataagacaataagctatactgtctctatctactatcaactacaggactgtttgattagacacacctagtccttcaccactatcctgtctcacgcatagtcctgtaacctgcccaacagaaacagcccccaaagggtgagcatatacaacacaatcatcatcgtaatacataacagttatattaacaacaacataagatataaccgaaatgataacagaaataccccttttgccgtttctggacaatcagccatcaacaacctcaacaacatcacactgcaacaacatcgacgatacgtcgcaccccaactccggggacagcaatatcgtcgaacgaacaacaacatcgacgatacgtcgcaccccaacaccggcgacagcaatatcgtcgaacgaacaacaacatcgacgatacgtcgcaccccaacaccggcgacagcaatatcgttgaacgaacaacatcaacgtgacaacatcaacgagaagtctcccaacaacgatagtcaacaatatcaacaataatcaacaacaacaaatataatatcaaatcacccaattccggtgatttatcatcgttcaacgcaatagtattcatcaatactaaacaataacaacatatgctcgtagtaaacacgtacctgataatcgagtaaATATAAAATCTGGCTATTTCTTTTATCCCGAGACTTGTGacgtatctaaataattcaacaacaattatcaGATCATTGTCAAATTATCAACACAGTCATAACAACCTCAATATATCACATCAAATAGCTCAACAAtcattaattcaacaaaatataaaactcgattgTAAATTCTTATCGTTCACAATttaatattctggtgtatttaattcacaatactaccATTAAATACACCataattaattaacttcaaataataggctattttgcaacatccgtcaaattacaaaaactttatatcaacgtgtagcctatacttcgtagactccaaatatataatcagaattaataacaactgacaaacagctctccaatctcaatccaaacattaaaaatccctaattaaaacaaattaggaataattcaaaataacaccactataatcttctctaattctttaaaatcatacactactcAACAATCtttaatttcagtatgatttaacaatttatcggatttattccagaaaccgacgaatttcaaacatcaccaaaactacaaaatttatacctcaaatcgaataTCTCGTGTCAACGATACCAGAACTGAaatcggttcgtcgattggataaaccgataagtcacACGatcaaaaaaagaaaataaaaactctCGTCTCTCTCACCTCTCGTGCCACACTGGAAAATGAAAGAACATTCTTTCATTCTTTCATTTTCAACGTGatctttatcttttttttttaatattatattatattatattaataaaataatataatagatTATTTACACTGAACcctatgtgtaaaagaatagataaaaaattaaatgaaactattcttatagaaactaattttaatagatctaatatCACAACCCGTAGAtctataaaatgggaagaaatagaatttccagaaaactggataattgaacaagctgttcccagaaatcctataataaatagagatttacaacaagttattcaaaataatgaaggatctgttcaaatacagtttaataatgaacaaagaagattattaccctcttctgtttatactagatcaagatctagtcattcttttatttctcctctagattatatggtagatataccacaaacttctagagtatctacttctcaagttagagaagatttagaatctactaatacagtagatgatttaattataaatcagaataatattgttcataaaagtaactttcaaaaagttagagaaactgatacagtttcagaaatgaattttagtatttaatgaaTAATAAACCtaaaattgattttactaaaggatcttctgctagagcaaagatcaatgtagaattttatttacccaaatgggaatctttcagagattggtactttaaaagtttttctgaagaagagtttgaatatattgtttcaacattttataaatattgtgaaaaccagaataaattaatacattttgttccttggttttttaaaacatttattatagattatatttctattcttgaaagaaattataaactttcttcaggacagattcaaaaatctgtttatcctcctcaacaatcttttataatagaaaagaataataaaattttaaattttactgctttttcaaaattatttgaaaatgatatgttacaaattactgttaaacatataaatcagataattgaaaaacaaaattatacaaatttatatcttacgATTATAGGAGAAGAGATTAATTTTCTTAAAGATcgtattgataaaattattttagctatcaataaaataaaaccaGATATTCATATAGAAgaaccagaaaataatattgtttctgttgATACTTCATTTATACAATCCCCTCCTGATattaaggattttaaatttaaatcttctatttctgatatagaaaaattattagaagaaaaatttagaaatcttaatttaaatactcttaatgaagagtttgaggaattagaaaaaataaataattctgaTGAAGaagttaataaaattaaatgggctgatagacctactacatctaaatattattataataaacctactcccatggatgttcttattgaagaaaatgaatatatttttgctaatagctataatgggaaaaatatttatgaatggaatattgatggttatagtgataggcaaatttataatactgctcacagaatgcttatgtatagtactgtgtgtaaatcatcaggtaatactgataaaaatattgctaaaatgataacagcAGGATTCACTGTccaacttaaaggttggtgggataattatttacattattctcaaaaagatgaaatctttaattctataaaaatggaaaataatattcaatcagaaaatgtagtttatacattaatattgactatgattgaacattttactggaaaattcactgataatagtgaacaaattagaactttattaagtaatctaaaatttaaaacacttactgattttagatggtataaagatactttcttatctcgtatttatgagattccagactgtaataatagtctttggaaagctaaattcatagatggcttacctttcttatttgctgaaagggttagaaaagtattaagaaaagaagatataaatatctcttatgataattacacttatggtaatttaattaatacttgtattcaagaaggtttagctctctgtaatgaattaaaattaaataatcaaattaagagacagaatttactagagaaaaaacaactaggtaaattttgtgatcaatttggtatggacttacctaataaaggtaagaagaaaattaaagataataatgaaaaaatttataagaaaagacatttgtctgatagacaaaaagatagaaaaagaaaacaaaagaaattcGGGAATCAGGAAAAGCTGataggaaaaaagaaaaatacaaaaacaaactaataatttgtagaa
It encodes:
- the LOC140840806 gene encoding uncharacterized protein, with translation MTAREQVHPHEETEEVDSGFGQMNPLPPPPMGQAPADQPLLSGELTLAQFSSYLPPIFDSSETGEQAEEWIERIEQIFVTAPCPRSAWLRLATFQLSKNVLLWWQTTEAGLRDQGRTVDWDVFRSCFLDNYFSIAARQKKEKEFEDLRQGSMSVAEYESRYSALLKYVPHIAINVHAKMRHFLKGLKLELFDRVQSNNPISFEVTVTRAEMAELVMQEYGAQGRLSEPTRESLRPQGQSFKYQKGSSSSSSSGKRRFDSRRVESRGGSSQSVQGQRGESRAVRCYRCGGAHLIRECTQTEITCFECGGVGHLARHCPSREGQREPRSARGRSSERGGRQPQQFTPRPSGGQPRMQGAGPPQAQVYALTREQAEEAREEMIAGFPPVREVEFGIELMPGTSPISRTPYRMASAELRELKAQLQDLLDKGYIRPSVSPWGAPVLFVLRDRHAKLSKCEFWLDRVVFLGHVISRDGISVDPTKVEAVLQWSAPTSVPEIRSLLGLAGYYCRFIEGFSKIARPLTQLTQKGVRFQWSEACEWSFQELKHRLMTAPVLSIPTENERFVVYTDASLHGLGCVLMQDRHVVAYASRQLKPHETRYPVHDLELAAIIFALKIWRHYLYGTSFTIYTDHKSLRFLFTQIELNMRQRRWLDLLKDYDCEIEYHPGRANLTADALSCKMSCTAEDVSRLSAMMMSCCSLGYDFDISTTPIQVSTLLAEPDIYGCIRDAEMTDERFQRWRELVSQKQDTRFRVADDGSLRMNDRWIAMGTELRLSTAYHPQTDCQTERTIQTLEDMLRAYVMDFKSGWQSSIPLVEFVYNNSYQSSIQMAPFEALYGRRCRSPLYWDDVDRAAVTGPDMIHEMEQKVKLIQQRLKAAQDRQAAYANKIRRPLEFQQGDRIFLKVSLFRGTVRFGMKGKLAPRYVGPYEILQRIGTLAYRLALPPSLSGIHDVFHVSMLRKYEPDPSHVLDISEVQLDPDVSYVERPVCILDRSERKLRSKLIPMVKVQWEHKGVEEATWETERHMRELYPYLF